In Arcobacter sp. F155, the following proteins share a genomic window:
- a CDS encoding ankyrin repeat domain-containing protein: MLKKIFNKKKPSKDGFRDALLNKVFNLDELEFHYTENINLYETNENQETLLHLCAKCAYLESIKWLMDKELSLEAQNKDKETVLFYAVKSNNQAVVKFLVEKGANTNHKNFYNRTALQEAIIEGSKTYKYLLSKTDDIRNKDFYGNNLVFDAVSNGSSEILDSVLQNEKIDINCVNKNKNIILHKEAAYNNYELATKLLEHGANPTLGDKDGKNFLFYAVNKGIENIKVIEKAIEYGCEVNNKDFAGNTVLNYIVKNYLDAKEKLNIIESLTHFKLIKRLISFDINVNSLNKDEETILFQAIRSEDDELIEYFISLEKFNINQKNHLGQTVLTEACYKGYQNIELIKKLIELGADVNIRDNNDSTIIEKLIELILHYKNQKIISYSLQEKSSYENNYYDLLEYLLKNTKVDLKKYNSRAKPLFFDTIIYYNFELFKLLKRYGININQKDLEHKNILFYLIDNADTSSTQKQRLYLKTLQSLLNLGVNINEKDDLGATALHKAILNNCIYTTKLLLEAKPNFKSVDNKGRTVIHNIVWKDCCKTFKLVNSYDQKIVNIADQYGVLPINYAVFMGKYDLVITMIDEYAHINNTNKIDPKMKVFFKKFHKNVINLIKYAKSKVDEKNLKLLSENMKKEFSIQ; the protein is encoded by the coding sequence ATGCTAAAAAAAATTTTCAATAAAAAAAAGCCTTCAAAAGATGGCTTTAGGGACGCACTACTTAACAAAGTCTTCAATCTAGATGAACTAGAATTTCATTACACAGAAAATATTAACCTTTATGAAACAAATGAAAATCAAGAAACTCTCTTACATCTTTGCGCCAAATGTGCATATCTTGAATCTATAAAATGGCTAATGGACAAAGAGTTAAGTTTAGAAGCACAAAACAAAGACAAAGAGACAGTACTTTTTTATGCAGTAAAATCAAATAATCAAGCAGTTGTGAAATTTTTAGTTGAAAAAGGCGCAAATACTAACCATAAGAATTTTTATAATCGTACAGCTTTACAAGAAGCTATTATAGAGGGAAGCAAAACATACAAATATTTATTAAGTAAAACAGATGATATAAGAAATAAAGACTTCTATGGAAATAACCTAGTCTTTGATGCAGTATCAAATGGAAGTAGTGAAATACTAGATAGTGTTTTACAAAATGAGAAAATAGATATTAACTGTGTTAATAAAAATAAAAATATAATTTTACATAAAGAAGCTGCATATAACAACTACGAATTAGCAACAAAACTTTTAGAGCATGGAGCTAATCCTACTTTAGGGGATAAAGATGGAAAAAACTTTCTATTTTATGCTGTTAACAAAGGTATTGAAAATATAAAAGTAATTGAAAAAGCTATTGAGTACGGTTGTGAGGTAAACAATAAAGACTTTGCAGGAAATACTGTATTAAACTATATTGTAAAAAACTATCTTGATGCAAAAGAGAAACTTAATATAATAGAAAGCCTTACTCATTTTAAACTAATCAAAAGACTAATTAGCTTCGATATCAATGTAAACTCTTTAAATAAAGATGAAGAGACAATTCTTTTTCAAGCAATAAGAAGTGAAGATGATGAACTAATTGAATACTTTATTTCACTGGAAAAATTTAATATTAATCAAAAAAACCACTTAGGACAAACTGTATTAACAGAAGCTTGTTATAAAGGTTATCAAAATATAGAACTAATCAAAAAACTAATTGAATTAGGAGCTGATGTAAATATCAGAGATAATAATGACTCAACTATAATTGAAAAACTAATTGAGCTAATATTACACTATAAGAATCAAAAAATAATAAGCTACTCTTTACAAGAAAAAAGCTCTTATGAAAATAATTATTATGATTTATTAGAGTATTTATTAAAAAATACAAAAGTTGATTTAAAGAAATACAACTCAAGGGCAAAGCCACTGTTTTTTGATACAATTATTTACTATAATTTTGAACTTTTTAAACTTCTAAAAAGATATGGAATCAATATAAATCAAAAAGATTTAGAACACAAAAATATTCTATTTTACCTAATAGATAATGCAGATACATCAAGTACACAAAAACAAAGGCTTTATTTAAAAACATTACAAAGTTTATTAAACCTTGGAGTTAATATAAATGAAAAAGATGATTTAGGTGCAACTGCACTACATAAAGCTATTTTAAACAATTGTATCTACACAACAAAACTTCTTTTAGAAGCAAAACCAAACTTTAAAAGTGTTGATAACAAAGGTAGAACTGTAATTCATAATATTGTTTGGAAAGATTGTTGTAAAACATTTAAACTGGTAAACTCTTATGACCAAAAAATTGTAAATATTGCAGACCAATATGGAGTCCTTCCTATTAATTATGCTGTTTTCATGGGAAAATATGATTTAGTAATTACAATGATTGACGAATATGCACATATTAACAATACAAATAAGATTGATCCTAAAATGAAAGTATTCTTCAAAAAGTTCCACAAAAACGTAATAAATCTCATAAAATATGCTAAAAGTAAAGTTGATGAAAAGAATTTAAAACTCTTAAGTGAAAATATGAAAAAAGAGTTTTCTATTCAATGA
- a CDS encoding ribonuclease HII, whose translation MSLCGIDEAGRGPIAGPLVVAGAIINKEIEGLNDSKQLTEKRREKLFDEIKQNCSYHIVFTDSKTIDEKGLSACLKASIKEIMDNLKDETSDFLMDGNTSFGIETLQHKIKADATVQEVSAASILAKVSRDRYMCDIASKYPNYSFEKHKGYGTKAHVEAIKEFGRCEEHRFSFKLKGVDDQNQPSLF comes from the coding sequence ATGTCACTTTGTGGAATAGATGAAGCTGGACGAGGTCCTATTGCAGGACCACTTGTTGTTGCTGGTGCAATTATAAATAAAGAAATAGAAGGTCTAAATGACTCAAAGCAACTTACAGAAAAAAGAAGAGAAAAGCTTTTTGATGAAATAAAACAAAACTGTTCTTATCATATTGTATTTACTGATTCTAAAACTATTGATGAAAAAGGTCTAAGTGCTTGTTTGAAAGCATCAATAAAAGAGATCATGGATAATTTAAAAGATGAAACAAGTGATTTTCTAATGGATGGAAATACCTCTTTTGGAATAGAGACTTTACAACACAAAATAAAAGCAGATGCTACAGTACAAGAAGTAAGTGCAGCTTCTATCTTAGCAAAAGTTAGTCGAGATAGATATATGTGTGATATAGCTTCAAAATATCCAAACTACTCGTTCGAAAAACATAAAGGTTATGGAACAAAAGCTCATGTAGAAGCTATTAAAGAGTTTGGAAGATGTGAAGAACACAGATTTAGTTTCAAACTAAAAGGAGTAGATGATCAAAATCAGCCTAGCTTATTTTGA
- a CDS encoding ankyrin repeat domain-containing protein, with protein sequence MLKNIFNKKQPSAEGFKNALFNKIFNPDEIEFHYSNKINLFKTTEKKETLLHLCAKFAYLESIKWLLNKGLSLEAQTEDKETVLFYAVKSNNLLTVKYLVEQGANVNHKNFYNRTPLQEAILLESRTYKYLLEHTEEVNNKDFYGNSILFHAVSSSNDEVLDNVLKNKNVDINCINKNRDTVLSYAVNNYLKEKNSNSALSYFKTIKKLLDFNIDINNLDKREENILFQAIKEEDTKLINLFLGIENININQQNYYGETVLMEACLKGFRNIEVIKALLNYGADVNIRDKKNVTLIEKLIELILHYKNHKEIDLHLLEKSSSENNYFELVKYLLRNTKINLNNFTSKSKPIFFDVITHYNFELFSLLKANGIDLNQKDLNQNSVLSYLIENADTSTTQKQKLYLKTMQSLINLGVNVNAKNDTGATVVHQAILNGSIHTVKLLLDSKPNYRSVDNKGRTFIHNVVWRDCTKTFKLIHSYDNEVINIADKYGILPINYAVFMGRYDLVISMIEEFAHVNNTNKIDPKMKDFFKKFHNNLDELTKHAKTKVDFKNLRILSENMKKEFSIAK encoded by the coding sequence ATGCTAAAAAATATTTTTAACAAAAAACAACCTTCTGCTGAAGGTTTTAAAAATGCCTTATTTAATAAAATATTTAATCCAGATGAGATTGAATTTCATTATAGCAATAAAATTAATCTATTTAAAACTACTGAAAAAAAAGAAACATTATTACATCTTTGTGCAAAATTCGCTTATCTAGAATCTATAAAATGGCTTCTAAATAAAGGTTTAAGCCTTGAAGCTCAAACAGAAGATAAAGAGACTGTACTTTTTTATGCAGTAAAATCAAATAATCTATTAACAGTAAAATATTTAGTGGAACAAGGTGCAAATGTAAACCACAAAAACTTTTACAACCGTACACCTTTACAAGAAGCAATTCTTTTAGAAAGTAGAACATACAAATATCTACTAGAACATACAGAAGAAGTTAACAATAAAGACTTTTATGGAAATAGTATACTTTTTCATGCCGTATCAAGTAGCAATGATGAAGTTTTAGATAATGTTCTAAAAAATAAAAATGTAGATATTAACTGTATAAATAAAAATAGAGATACAGTATTAAGTTATGCTGTTAATAACTATTTAAAAGAGAAAAACTCTAACTCAGCTCTTTCTTATTTTAAAACTATTAAAAAACTATTAGATTTTAATATAGATATAAACAATCTAGATAAAAGAGAAGAAAATATACTTTTTCAAGCTATAAAAGAAGAAGACACAAAACTAATCAATCTTTTTTTAGGTATTGAAAATATAAATATTAACCAACAAAACTATTATGGTGAAACTGTTTTAATGGAAGCTTGTTTAAAAGGTTTTAGAAATATTGAAGTTATCAAAGCTTTGTTAAACTATGGGGCTGATGTTAATATTAGAGACAAAAAAAATGTAACTCTTATTGAGAAACTAATAGAACTAATTCTTCACTATAAAAACCACAAAGAAATAGATTTACATTTACTTGAGAAAAGTTCTTCTGAAAATAACTATTTTGAACTAGTAAAATACCTATTAAGAAATACAAAAATAAATCTAAATAACTTTACATCAAAATCTAAACCTATATTTTTTGATGTAATAACTCACTATAACTTTGAGCTTTTTAGTCTGCTTAAAGCAAATGGAATAGATTTAAACCAAAAAGATTTAAATCAAAACAGCGTGCTTTCATATTTGATTGAAAATGCTGATACCTCTACAACTCAAAAACAAAAGCTTTATTTAAAAACAATGCAAAGTTTGATAAATCTAGGAGTTAATGTAAATGCCAAAAACGATACTGGTGCAACAGTTGTTCATCAAGCTATTTTAAATGGCTCAATTCATACAGTTAAACTTTTACTTGACTCTAAACCAAACTATAGAAGTGTTGATAATAAAGGTAGAACATTTATTCATAATGTTGTATGGAGAGACTGTACAAAAACCTTTAAACTTATTCACTCTTATGATAATGAGGTTATTAATATTGCTGATAAATATGGTATTTTACCAATTAATTATGCTGTTTTTATGGGAAGATATGACTTAGTAATTAGTATGATTGAAGAGTTTGCCCATGTAAATAACACAAATAAAATTGACCCTAAAATGAAAGACTTCTTTAAAAAATTCCATAATAACTTAGATGAACTTACTAAACATGCAAAAACAAAAGTTGACTTTAAAAACTTACGAATCTTAAGTGAGAATATGAAAAAAGAGTTTTCTATTGCAAAATAA
- a CDS encoding CoA pyrophosphatase, whose amino-acid sequence MKKKQLKKLLKNLPHEPGVMARDRFFNSAVLIPLVKIKKKYYILFQKRAAHIRQGGDICFPGGRYEPDDISYMHTALRETKEELGIDAKDIKILGQLDTYVAPIGAVVEPFVGRIKKKTLKSMKIDKNEVEKTILVPVSFFKKNPPKEYTLRYEVHPFSIDEKGDKQIHFPVEDLNLPKMYHKPWGHKKHKVWVYKYKKEVIWGLTAVIINDLIKRF is encoded by the coding sequence ATGAAAAAAAAACAGTTAAAAAAACTTCTAAAAAACTTACCACATGAACCTGGTGTGATGGCAAGGGATAGGTTTTTTAATTCTGCTGTATTAATACCTCTAGTTAAAATAAAAAAGAAGTATTATATTTTATTTCAAAAAAGAGCAGCTCATATAAGACAAGGCGGAGATATATGCTTCCCTGGTGGAAGATATGAGCCTGATGATATTTCTTATATGCATACAGCTCTTAGAGAGACAAAAGAAGAGTTAGGTATAGATGCTAAGGATATCAAGATATTGGGGCAACTAGATACTTATGTAGCACCAATAGGAGCAGTAGTTGAACCTTTTGTTGGAAGAATAAAGAAAAAGACTTTAAAAAGTATGAAAATAGATAAAAATGAAGTTGAGAAAACTATTTTAGTTCCAGTATCATTTTTTAAAAAGAATCCACCTAAAGAGTATACCTTAAGATATGAAGTACACCCTTTTTCAATAGATGAAAAAGGAGATAAACAGATTCATTTTCCAGTAGAGGACTTAAATCTTCCAAAGATGTACCATAAACCTTGGGGACATAAAAAACATAAGGTGTGGGTATACAAATATAAAAAAGAAGTTATTTGGGGACTTACTGCTGTTATAATTAATGATTTAATAAAAAGATTTTAA
- a CDS encoding bifunctional methionine sulfoxide reductase B/A protein, with amino-acid sequence MKYNELTEEEAYVIENKGTERPFSGKYNDFYEDGLYKCKKCNAPLYKSSDKFSSGCGWPSFDDEVKGAIKRVLDADGRRVEIVCANCDAHLGHVFEGEGFTAKNTRHCVNSISLKFESRNCDCKEHAVAYFAAGCFWGVEYYFEKLKGVHSAVSGYMGGHLEDPDYTAVCTGTTGHLEVVKVEYDECQVPFEELTKLFFEIHDFTQTNGQGPDIGPQYLSAIFYVDEKQKNTALELIDKLEDLNYKVATSLHEASRFYEAEDYHQDYYEKTGKVPYCHSRREIFK; translated from the coding sequence ATGAAATACAATGAACTAACTGAAGAAGAAGCATATGTAATTGAAAATAAAGGTACAGAAAGACCTTTTAGTGGTAAATATAATGACTTCTATGAAGATGGGCTTTATAAGTGTAAAAAGTGTAATGCTCCTTTATATAAATCTAGTGATAAATTCTCTTCAGGATGTGGTTGGCCAAGTTTTGACGATGAAGTTAAAGGGGCTATCAAAAGAGTTTTAGATGCTGATGGTAGAAGAGTTGAAATTGTTTGTGCAAATTGTGATGCACATTTAGGTCATGTTTTTGAGGGAGAAGGGTTTACTGCTAAAAATACAAGACACTGTGTAAACTCTATTTCATTAAAGTTTGAAAGTAGAAATTGTGACTGTAAAGAGCATGCTGTAGCATATTTTGCAGCAGGTTGTTTTTGGGGTGTTGAATACTACTTTGAAAAGTTAAAAGGTGTTCATAGTGCAGTTTCAGGTTATATGGGTGGACACTTAGAAGATCCTGATTACACTGCGGTTTGTACTGGAACAACGGGTCACTTAGAGGTTGTAAAAGTAGAATATGATGAGTGCCAAGTACCTTTTGAAGAGCTAACAAAACTATTTTTTGAAATCCATGATTTTACTCAAACTAATGGTCAAGGTCCTGATATTGGTCCACAATATTTATCTGCAATTTTTTATGTTGATGAAAAACAAAAAAATACAGCTTTAGAGTTAATTGATAAATTAGAGGATTTAAATTACAAAGTAGCTACTTCACTTCATGAAGCTAGTAGATTTTATGAAGCAGAAGATTATCATCAAGACTACTACGAGAAGACAGGAAAAGTTCCTTATTGTCACTCTCGTAGAGAAATATTTAAATAA
- a CDS encoding fumarylacetoacetate hydrolase family protein encodes MNSILINQSEIFPSKVVCIGRNYVDHIKELNNETPDSMVFFFKPNSSISKNLVFPKGNKSCHYEAEISFLIEEDKISAVAFGLDLTLREVQSKLKEKGLPWERAKAFNNSAVFSEFKSFNGELEELSVELYINDELKQKGGVDLMINKPQEIIDELLSFSSFDDGDILMTGTPQGVGEFNIGDIFLGKILYKNETIVEQRFEVL; translated from the coding sequence ATGAATTCAATATTAATAAATCAAAGTGAAATTTTTCCATCAAAGGTTGTGTGCATTGGAAGAAATTATGTTGACCATATTAAGGAGTTAAATAATGAAACTCCTGATTCAATGGTTTTTTTCTTTAAACCTAATTCATCTATTTCAAAAAACCTTGTTTTTCCTAAAGGGAATAAAAGTTGCCATTATGAAGCTGAAATATCTTTTTTAATTGAAGAAGATAAAATTTCTGCTGTTGCTTTTGGTCTTGACTTAACACTAAGGGAAGTTCAAAGTAAGCTAAAAGAAAAAGGTTTACCTTGGGAAAGAGCAAAAGCTTTTAATAACTCTGCTGTATTCTCTGAGTTTAAAAGTTTTAATGGTGAGTTAGAAGAGTTAAGTGTTGAGCTTTATATAAATGATGAGTTAAAACAAAAAGGTGGCGTTGATTTGATGATAAACAAGCCACAAGAGATTATTGATGAATTATTGAGTTTTTCAAGTTTTGATGATGGTGATATTCTTATGACAGGGACTCCACAAGGAGTTGGAGAGTTTAATATAGGTGATATTTTCCTAGGAAAAATTCTCTATAAAAATGAGACTATAGTTGAGCAAAGATTTGAAGTTCTTTAA
- a CDS encoding MTH1187 family thiamine-binding protein — translation MSVLLSMAMFPTDKTESKSEYVSEVIKVIRESGFNYQLTSMSTTIETDKMSEALGVVQKCYEKLEELGCNRVYSTLTFDIRKEKDNRLKTKVQSIENKIGEVSK, via the coding sequence ATGAGTGTTTTGTTAAGTATGGCAATGTTTCCAACGGATAAAACAGAGAGCAAAAGTGAATATGTATCTGAAGTTATAAAAGTTATTAGAGAATCAGGTTTTAATTATCAGTTAACTTCTATGTCAACTACAATAGAAACAGATAAAATGTCTGAGGCTTTAGGAGTTGTTCAAAAATGTTATGAAAAGCTTGAAGAGTTAGGTTGTAATAGGGTTTATTCTACTTTGACTTTTGATATCAGAAAAGAAAAAGACAATAGACTGAAAACAAAAGTTCAATCTATTGAGAATAAGATAGGAGAAGTATCAAAATAA